In a single window of the Solea solea chromosome 14, fSolSol10.1, whole genome shotgun sequence genome:
- the LOC131472450 gene encoding protocadherin gamma-C5-like isoform X1, translated as MDSGPRKRSRGGRLWRMCLYLAWLSSASAQLSYSVSEELSPGSVVGNIAKDLGLTTQRIDERRLRVVSESTTQYFEVKQATGDLVIKQSIDRETMCELSPTCSLHLEILLENPLRIHRLVVDILDVNDNAPQFSTSNISLEISEAAAPGTRFRLDSAHDPDVGTNSLRTYHLAANDFFTLNVESKSDGTKFPELVVDKALDRETQATFRLLLTAVDGGKPEKSGSTLLLIKILDVNDNAPVFEEPVNKVSLLENVAHGTLVTKLNATDVDSGSNGEISFLFSKYTPDRVLRLFSVDSKSGEIRVKGDVDYEKAAAYHITVQARDGGSPAMEGSCNVIVDIIDVNDNAPEVTLTSLTSPIREDSAPETVIALISARDLDSGVNGEVKLTVQPGLPFKLISAFGMHYSLITAGNLDRETVPEYMVVIRATDAGSPRLSSQTTFTVKLSDVNDNAPTFSQTSYSVDIPENNAPSAPIAVVTATDPDLGDNARISYTILPSMVQGSPISSYVYINPESGHIYSMRSLDHEQLNVFRIEVQARDAGAPPRTANVTVHVFVVDVNDNAPVVVHPSYPKDQGIQLTLPSSAATGHLINKLVAVDADSGHNAWLFYSIAPGPNARMFRIGAHSGELRLARKWAEEEEGSVYDIVVIIQDNGDPPKSCSVNITVTVHDKGAVNDVPARPRHNPFNQRTGMSDITLYLIISLACVSAVSFITFVVVMVRCLRHRGPGLGDSDCCCYGRHRSSRYHQRPSKDLHLQLNTDGPIRYMEVVGGPQDPHTRTYRPCYSTLSSRSDFVFMKTPMLSHNNTLNMTLSRKHLMNSACEQKPPNNDWRFTQGQRPGPSGPHMPYGTHIRWTPKSGKRATGGPEVAMGTGPWPQPPTEAEQLQALMAAANVSEATATLGPGTMGLSTRYSPQFTLQHVPDYRQNVYIPGSTATLTSNPQQQQQQATAQQAAQQALPPPQTSAQPEPPKAAQTPASKKKSTKKEKK; from the exons ATGGACTCCGGGCCGAGAAAGCGCTCCAGAGGAGGGAGGCTGTGGAGGATGTGCCTTTATCTCGCCTGGCTCTCCAGCGCGTCCGCGCAGCTCAGTTATTCCGTATCGGAAGAACTAAGTCCGGGATCTGTCGTTGGAAATATCGCTAAAGATTTGGGTCTTACGACTCAGCGGATCGATGAGAGGAGGTTGCGGGTTGTCTCCGAATCCACAACTCAGTACTTTGAGGTAAAGCAGGCGACAGGCGATTTAGTTATAAAACAAAGCATTGATAGAGAGACAATGTGCGAACTGAGCCCAACGTGTTCACTACACCTTGAAATACTCCTGGAGAATCCTTTGAGGATCCATCGCTTGGTGGTGGACATTCTGGATGTGAATGACAACGCACCGCAGTTTTCAACAAGCAACATTTCTCTGGAGATATCAGAGGCTGCTGCGCCGGGCACAAGGTTCCGTTTGGACAGCGCGCACGACCCAGACGTGGGCACCAACTCCTTACGCACGTACCACCTCGCAGCAAATGACTTTTTTACTTTGAATGTGGAAAGTAAAAGCGACGGCACCAAGTTTCCAGAGCTCGTGGTGGATAAAGCTTTGGACAGGGAGACGCAGGCCACGTTTCGCCTGTTGCTCACTGCTGTAGATGGGGGTAAACCAGAGAAATCTGGCTCAACACTTCTGCTCATTAAAATTCTGGATGTAAATGACAATGCGCCCGTCTTTGAAGAACCAGTAAACAAAGTTAGTTTATTAGAAAATGTCGCACATGGCACTTTAGTAACTAAACTGAACGCGACTGATGTTGATTCGGGTAGCAATGGAGAAATATCTTTCCTCTTTAGTAAATATACACCGGACCGTGTTCTCAGACTTTTCAGTGTGGATTCTAAAAGTGGGGAGATCCGTGTGAAAGGTGATGTGGATTATGAGAAAGCTGCTGCATATCACATCACAGTGCAGGCCAGAGATGGTGGCTCTCCTGCTATGGAGGGCTCCTGCAACGTCATAGTGGACATCATCGACGTGAATGACAACGCACCAGAGGTGACACTGACGTCACTGACCAGCCCTATTAGAGAGGACTCTGCACCAGAGACAGTGATAGCACTTATAAGTGCACGAGACCTGGACTCTGGTGTGAATGGGGAGGTTAAATTAACAGTCCAACCAGGTTTGCCATTCAAACTTATTTCAGCGTTTGGCATGCATTACAGCCTCATCACTGCTGGTAACCTGGACCGTGAGACTGTCCCGGAGTACATGGTGGTCATCAGGGCCACTGATGCTGGTTCACCACGCCTCTCATCACAAACCACCTTTACGGTGAAGCTCTCTGATGTAAATGACAATGCTCCCACCTTCTCTCAGACTTCATACTCTGTGGACATCCCCGAAAACAACGCTCCCAGTGCCCCCATCGCCGTCGTCACAGCCACTGACCCAGACCTCGGTGACAATGCTCGCATCTCCTACACCATCCTCCCCAGCATGGTCCAAGGCTCTCCCATATCATCTTATGTGTACATCAACCCAGAAAGTGGACACATCTACAGCATGCGCTCTCTGGACCATGAACAGCTTAACGTGTTCCGGATTGAGGTGCAGGCCCGGGATGCTGGGGCGCCCCCAAGGACAGCCAATGtcactgtgcatgtgtttgtggtgGATGTGAACGACAATGCACCAGTGGTTGTTCACCCCTCCTACCCAAAAGACCAAGGAATACAGCTCACTTTGCCCTCTTCTGCAGCCACAGGACACCTCATAAATAAACTTGTAGCAGTGGATGCAGACAGTGGGCACAATGCGTGGCTGTTTTACTCCATTGCCCCAGGACCAAATGCTAGAATGTTTCGTATAGGGGCACATAGTGGGGAGCTCCGCTTAGCCCGCAAGTgggcagaggaagaagagggctCAGTTTATGACATTGTGGTCATCATTCAGGACAATGGTGACCCCCCCAAATCCTGTTCTGTGAATATTACAGTAACTGTACATGATAAGGGCGCAGTCAACGATGTTCCAGCAAGACCCCGCCACAACCCTTTTAACCAACGTACAGGGATGTCGGACATCACTCTGTACCTTATCATCTCTTTAGCCTGTGTATCGGCTGTTTCCTTTATTACCTTTGTTGTAGTTATGGTACGCTGCCTGAGGCACCGCGGCCCAGGGCTGGGAGActctgactgctgctgctatggACGCCACAGGTCCAGCCGCTACCATCAGAGGCCCAGCAAGGACCTGCACCTGCAGCTCAACACTGATGGACCCATCCGCTATATGGAGGTCGTGGGGGGCCCCCaggacccacacacacgcacttacAGGCCCTGCTACTCTACCTTATCCAGCCGAAGTGACTTTGTATTTATGAAGACACCCATGCTgagtcacaacaacacactcaacATGACACTCAGCAGGAAGCACCTTATGAACTCAGCCTGTGAG CAAAAGCCCCCCAACAACGACTGGCGCTtcacacagggacagagacCTGGACCTAGCGG tccCCACATGCCATACGGTACACACATACGATGGACGCCGAAGAGTGGGAAAAG GGCAACTGGAGGACCTGAAGTTGCCATGGGAACTGGACCCTGGCCTCAGCCCCCAACTGAAGCTGAGCAGCTCCAGGCCCTGATGGCTGCTGCTAACG TGAGTGAGGCTACAGCTACACTGGGGCCTGGAACTATGGGCCTTAGCACCCGCTACAGCCCCCAGTTCACACTGCAGCACGTGCCCGATTACCGCCAGAACGTCTACATCCCCGGCAGCACAGCCACGCTCACCTCCAacccccagcagcagcagcagcaggccacTGCCCAGCAGGCCGCCCAGCAGGCACTGCCCCCGCCCCAGACCTCAGCCCAGCCTGAGCCCCCCAAGGCCGCTCAGACCCCTGCCTCCAAGAAGAAGTCTACCAAGAAGGAGAAAAAGTAG
- the LOC131472450 gene encoding protocadherin gamma-C5-like isoform X8, which yields MDSGPRKRSRGGRLWRMCLYLAWLSSASAQLSYSVSEELSPGSVVGNIAKDLGLTTQRIDERRLRVVSESTTQYFEVKQATGDLVIKQSIDRETMCELSPTCSLHLEILLENPLRIHRLVVDILDVNDNAPQFSTSNISLEISEAAAPGTRFRLDSAHDPDVGTNSLRTYHLAANDFFTLNVESKSDGTKFPELVVDKALDRETQATFRLLLTAVDGGKPEKSGSTLLLIKILDVNDNAPVFEEPVNKVSLLENVAHGTLVTKLNATDVDSGSNGEISFLFSKYTPDRVLRLFSVDSKSGEIRVKGDVDYEKAAAYHITVQARDGGSPAMEGSCNVIVDIIDVNDNAPEVTLTSLTSPIREDSAPETVIALISARDLDSGVNGEVKLTVQPGLPFKLISAFGMHYSLITAGNLDRETVPEYMVVIRATDAGSPRLSSQTTFTVKLSDVNDNAPTFSQTSYSVDIPENNAPSAPIAVVTATDPDLGDNARISYTILPSMVQGSPISSYVYINPESGHIYSMRSLDHEQLNVFRIEVQARDAGAPPRTANVTVHVFVVDVNDNAPVVVHPSYPKDQGIQLTLPSSAATGHLINKLVAVDADSGHNAWLFYSIAPGPNARMFRIGAHSGELRLARKWAEEEEGSVYDIVVIIQDNGDPPKSCSVNITVTVHDKGAVNDVPARPRHNPFNQRTGMSDITLYLIISLACVSAVSFITFVVVMVRCLRHRGPGLGDSDCCCYGRHRSSRYHQRPSKDLHLQLNTDGPIRYMEVVGGPQDPHTRTYRPCYSTLSSRSDFVFMKTPMLSHNNTLNMTLSRKHLMNSACEQKPPNNDWRFTQGQRPGPSGATGGPEVAMGTGPWPQPPTEAEQLQALMAAANVSEATATLGPGTMGLSTRYSPQFTLQHVPDYRQNVYIPGSTATLTSNPQQQQQQATAQQAAQQALPPPQTSAQPEPPKAAQTPASKKKSTKKEKK from the exons ATGGACTCCGGGCCGAGAAAGCGCTCCAGAGGAGGGAGGCTGTGGAGGATGTGCCTTTATCTCGCCTGGCTCTCCAGCGCGTCCGCGCAGCTCAGTTATTCCGTATCGGAAGAACTAAGTCCGGGATCTGTCGTTGGAAATATCGCTAAAGATTTGGGTCTTACGACTCAGCGGATCGATGAGAGGAGGTTGCGGGTTGTCTCCGAATCCACAACTCAGTACTTTGAGGTAAAGCAGGCGACAGGCGATTTAGTTATAAAACAAAGCATTGATAGAGAGACAATGTGCGAACTGAGCCCAACGTGTTCACTACACCTTGAAATACTCCTGGAGAATCCTTTGAGGATCCATCGCTTGGTGGTGGACATTCTGGATGTGAATGACAACGCACCGCAGTTTTCAACAAGCAACATTTCTCTGGAGATATCAGAGGCTGCTGCGCCGGGCACAAGGTTCCGTTTGGACAGCGCGCACGACCCAGACGTGGGCACCAACTCCTTACGCACGTACCACCTCGCAGCAAATGACTTTTTTACTTTGAATGTGGAAAGTAAAAGCGACGGCACCAAGTTTCCAGAGCTCGTGGTGGATAAAGCTTTGGACAGGGAGACGCAGGCCACGTTTCGCCTGTTGCTCACTGCTGTAGATGGGGGTAAACCAGAGAAATCTGGCTCAACACTTCTGCTCATTAAAATTCTGGATGTAAATGACAATGCGCCCGTCTTTGAAGAACCAGTAAACAAAGTTAGTTTATTAGAAAATGTCGCACATGGCACTTTAGTAACTAAACTGAACGCGACTGATGTTGATTCGGGTAGCAATGGAGAAATATCTTTCCTCTTTAGTAAATATACACCGGACCGTGTTCTCAGACTTTTCAGTGTGGATTCTAAAAGTGGGGAGATCCGTGTGAAAGGTGATGTGGATTATGAGAAAGCTGCTGCATATCACATCACAGTGCAGGCCAGAGATGGTGGCTCTCCTGCTATGGAGGGCTCCTGCAACGTCATAGTGGACATCATCGACGTGAATGACAACGCACCAGAGGTGACACTGACGTCACTGACCAGCCCTATTAGAGAGGACTCTGCACCAGAGACAGTGATAGCACTTATAAGTGCACGAGACCTGGACTCTGGTGTGAATGGGGAGGTTAAATTAACAGTCCAACCAGGTTTGCCATTCAAACTTATTTCAGCGTTTGGCATGCATTACAGCCTCATCACTGCTGGTAACCTGGACCGTGAGACTGTCCCGGAGTACATGGTGGTCATCAGGGCCACTGATGCTGGTTCACCACGCCTCTCATCACAAACCACCTTTACGGTGAAGCTCTCTGATGTAAATGACAATGCTCCCACCTTCTCTCAGACTTCATACTCTGTGGACATCCCCGAAAACAACGCTCCCAGTGCCCCCATCGCCGTCGTCACAGCCACTGACCCAGACCTCGGTGACAATGCTCGCATCTCCTACACCATCCTCCCCAGCATGGTCCAAGGCTCTCCCATATCATCTTATGTGTACATCAACCCAGAAAGTGGACACATCTACAGCATGCGCTCTCTGGACCATGAACAGCTTAACGTGTTCCGGATTGAGGTGCAGGCCCGGGATGCTGGGGCGCCCCCAAGGACAGCCAATGtcactgtgcatgtgtttgtggtgGATGTGAACGACAATGCACCAGTGGTTGTTCACCCCTCCTACCCAAAAGACCAAGGAATACAGCTCACTTTGCCCTCTTCTGCAGCCACAGGACACCTCATAAATAAACTTGTAGCAGTGGATGCAGACAGTGGGCACAATGCGTGGCTGTTTTACTCCATTGCCCCAGGACCAAATGCTAGAATGTTTCGTATAGGGGCACATAGTGGGGAGCTCCGCTTAGCCCGCAAGTgggcagaggaagaagagggctCAGTTTATGACATTGTGGTCATCATTCAGGACAATGGTGACCCCCCCAAATCCTGTTCTGTGAATATTACAGTAACTGTACATGATAAGGGCGCAGTCAACGATGTTCCAGCAAGACCCCGCCACAACCCTTTTAACCAACGTACAGGGATGTCGGACATCACTCTGTACCTTATCATCTCTTTAGCCTGTGTATCGGCTGTTTCCTTTATTACCTTTGTTGTAGTTATGGTACGCTGCCTGAGGCACCGCGGCCCAGGGCTGGGAGActctgactgctgctgctatggACGCCACAGGTCCAGCCGCTACCATCAGAGGCCCAGCAAGGACCTGCACCTGCAGCTCAACACTGATGGACCCATCCGCTATATGGAGGTCGTGGGGGGCCCCCaggacccacacacacgcacttacAGGCCCTGCTACTCTACCTTATCCAGCCGAAGTGACTTTGTATTTATGAAGACACCCATGCTgagtcacaacaacacactcaacATGACACTCAGCAGGAAGCACCTTATGAACTCAGCCTGTGAG CAAAAGCCCCCCAACAACGACTGGCGCTtcacacagggacagagacCTGGACCTAGCGG GGCAACTGGAGGACCTGAAGTTGCCATGGGAACTGGACCCTGGCCTCAGCCCCCAACTGAAGCTGAGCAGCTCCAGGCCCTGATGGCTGCTGCTAACG TGAGTGAGGCTACAGCTACACTGGGGCCTGGAACTATGGGCCTTAGCACCCGCTACAGCCCCCAGTTCACACTGCAGCACGTGCCCGATTACCGCCAGAACGTCTACATCCCCGGCAGCACAGCCACGCTCACCTCCAacccccagcagcagcagcagcaggccacTGCCCAGCAGGCCGCCCAGCAGGCACTGCCCCCGCCCCAGACCTCAGCCCAGCCTGAGCCCCCCAAGGCCGCTCAGACCCCTGCCTCCAAGAAGAAGTCTACCAAGAAGGAGAAAAAGTAG